From Dethiosulfovibrio faecalis, one genomic window encodes:
- a CDS encoding GntR family transcriptional regulator — MTRENPLFPAKNVDLRQIVYEKIKEAIVEGIIKPGEKLSEVELANKMAVSRTPVREAIRQLAKTGLVSLTPRKGAFVTVPTLEDASALYELRANLEMFAVTLIAQSPPKKDLEKFRDIFFNMNNDTDPKEYLIQDRKFHNFLYEASGNRFLKGVLLDILDMINLYRPYSLAERNYLKALSEGHIAIIDAILAKDGVRAREEMKEHINLTRSGVEEYLQNHPGAIRS, encoded by the coding sequence ATGACCAGGGAGAATCCGTTGTTCCCGGCCAAAAACGTTGATCTTAGGCAGATCGTGTATGAAAAGATAAAAGAAGCCATAGTGGAAGGCATCATAAAACCGGGAGAGAAGCTCTCAGAGGTAGAACTCGCAAACAAGATGGCGGTATCGAGAACTCCTGTCAGAGAGGCTATTCGTCAGTTGGCAAAAACCGGGCTTGTCTCGCTGACCCCCAGAAAAGGGGCTTTCGTAACCGTTCCCACCCTGGAAGACGCATCGGCATTATACGAGTTGAGGGCAAATCTGGAGATGTTTGCCGTCACGTTAATAGCCCAGTCGCCTCCCAAAAAAGACCTGGAAAAGTTCAGGGATATATTTTTCAACATGAACAACGACACGGACCCAAAAGAGTATCTTATACAAGATAGAAAATTCCACAATTTTCTTTACGAAGCCTCTGGAAATCGCTTCCTCAAGGGAGTTCTGCTGGATATTCTGGACATGATAAACCTCTATCGTCCCTACTCTCTGGCGGAAAGAAACTATCTGAAAGCCCTATCGGAAGGACATATCGCCATCATAGACGCGATATTAGCGAAAGACGGCGTAAGGGCAAGAGAAGAGATGAAAGAACATATAAACCTAACCAGAAGCGGAGTCGAAGAATATCTCCAGAACCATCCAGGGGCCATCCGCTCTTAA
- a CDS encoding polysaccharide biosynthesis protein, translated as MKESWSVRLLGKWLEVGVRNRYMFFLDVLFCIFATWLGFALRLSVFMNHFYGDMAVSGLIFAGICVVSFYLGGIYRIYWPQASLEEFALLLRCFLVGSLIFVLCHLLLPFMFIPRSSLAITLLSCFVLVAAYRASWRFFVAARHGQDSCIRTVIVGAGNAGTSLARDLLRNGDELLPVGFVDDDDQKKDKIIAGLPVLGPVSDLENIILDERISVVLVAIPSASRKVIGDMLMRLSSLGVETRVLPNLRDIAGGIVTTTMLRKVRLEDLLARDPVELDSRVIADVVRQRVILITGAGGSIGSEISRQICSYGPSRVLLLGHGEHSIYGLCEEFREKRVSVPYEPIIADVADSDAMEAVFSKWSPSVVFHAGAHKHVPLMEVNPKEALRVNGKGTWVLADLCGRFGVERMVMVSTDKAVNPTSVMGATKRVAEIVVQQAQLNYPETRYMAVRFGNVLGSRGSVVPKFEKQIESGGPVTVTHPDMKRYFMIIPEAAGLVLQAGALGKGGEIFVLDMGDPVKIVDLAETLIRLHGYSPGSDIAVDFTGVRPGEKLFEELFYDPDFVDRTAHPKIFRSNLSDKQLPTDPIISEVDVCLSCRSSSTLSTLRKLVPEFNHP; from the coding sequence ATGAAGGAGAGCTGGTCGGTCCGGTTGCTGGGCAAATGGTTGGAGGTCGGCGTCAGGAACAGGTATATGTTCTTTCTGGACGTCCTTTTTTGCATCTTTGCTACGTGGCTGGGGTTTGCCCTGAGACTTTCCGTCTTTATGAACCACTTCTATGGTGATATGGCGGTTTCCGGTTTGATATTTGCCGGTATCTGCGTCGTGTCCTTCTATTTAGGGGGAATATATCGCATCTATTGGCCTCAGGCCAGTCTCGAGGAATTCGCCCTGCTTTTGAGGTGTTTTCTGGTAGGCTCTTTGATATTCGTTCTCTGTCATCTCCTCCTGCCATTCATGTTTATTCCTCGCTCCTCTTTGGCGATAACCCTTCTGAGCTGTTTCGTGCTGGTGGCGGCTTACAGAGCCTCTTGGCGTTTTTTCGTCGCAGCCCGTCACGGCCAGGATTCCTGCATCAGAACGGTCATAGTCGGAGCGGGAAATGCCGGGACCTCTCTGGCCAGAGATCTGCTTCGTAACGGAGACGAGCTTTTGCCGGTGGGATTCGTGGACGACGATGATCAGAAAAAGGACAAGATCATCGCCGGTCTTCCTGTCCTGGGTCCGGTTTCGGATCTGGAGAACATCATACTGGACGAACGTATCTCCGTCGTTTTGGTCGCCATACCGTCGGCTTCCAGAAAGGTCATAGGAGACATGCTGATGAGGCTTTCCTCCCTGGGTGTGGAAACCCGGGTTTTACCGAATCTCAGGGATATTGCCGGAGGTATAGTTACAACCACCATGCTTCGAAAGGTACGTCTAGAGGATCTGCTGGCGAGGGATCCGGTCGAGTTGGACAGCAGGGTCATAGCCGACGTGGTTCGTCAGAGGGTTATCCTGATAACCGGAGCGGGAGGATCTATCGGCAGTGAGATCTCCAGACAGATATGTTCATATGGACCTTCTAGGGTTCTCCTTTTGGGGCATGGAGAGCACTCTATATACGGGCTTTGTGAGGAATTCAGAGAGAAGAGGGTGTCCGTCCCCTACGAACCCATCATAGCGGACGTAGCCGATTCGGACGCCATGGAGGCGGTTTTCTCCAAGTGGTCACCCTCGGTAGTCTTCCATGCTGGGGCCCATAAGCATGTTCCCCTCATGGAGGTTAACCCGAAAGAGGCTCTTAGGGTTAACGGAAAGGGAACATGGGTCTTGGCCGACCTCTGCGGGCGATTCGGGGTGGAGCGTATGGTCATGGTCTCGACCGATAAGGCCGTAAATCCTACGAGCGTTATGGGGGCGACCAAGAGAGTCGCTGAGATCGTGGTACAACAGGCTCAGCTGAATTACCCCGAGACCAGATATATGGCAGTTCGTTTCGGAAACGTTCTGGGTAGCAGGGGAAGCGTCGTCCCTAAGTTCGAGAAGCAAATAGAATCCGGCGGACCTGTTACGGTGACTCACCCTGATATGAAGCGATATTTCATGATCATACCGGAGGCCGCCGGATTGGTGTTGCAGGCCGGTGCCCTTGGAAAGGGCGGAGAGATATTCGTCCTGGACATGGGGGATCCCGTTAAAATAGTGGATTTGGCCGAGACCCTCATTCGTCTTCATGGTTATTCCCCGGGATCGGACATAGCCGTCGATTTTACGGGGGTTAGACCGGGAGAAAAACTCTTCGAGGAGCTTTTTTACGATCCGGACTTCGTCGACAGAACCGCTCATCCTAAAATTTTCAGAAGCAATCTTTCGGACAAACAGTTGCCTACCGATCCGATCATATCGGAGGTGGATGTCTGTTTATCCTGCAGGAGCAGCTCCACGTTGTCGACCCTGCGTAAGTTGGTCCCTGAGTTCAACCACCCTTAG
- a CDS encoding YSC84-related protein: protein MIKGVKTILIVAATFLILSSSCPLWAGKTPEHRINEAIKTIGNMSGQDDAQTMGEIIDKGVAIAIFPSVVKAGFVLGGQYGEGLLLRHDRKTGKWYGPSFFNIAGGSFGLQIGVQSTALVLAVVNEDGLKAFKGDTFTLGGDVAVAAGPVGRRTSAATDINMNTPIYSYSMSKGLFAGLSLEGATINHDPSANELYWGKKISPADILNKQASSKEIKPLLKEIEKLIRMGK, encoded by the coding sequence GTGATAAAGGGAGTAAAAACCATCTTGATCGTAGCGGCGACATTTCTGATACTATCGTCGTCCTGTCCTCTGTGGGCAGGAAAAACACCGGAGCATCGCATAAACGAAGCCATAAAAACAATAGGGAACATGTCGGGACAGGACGACGCTCAGACGATGGGCGAGATCATAGACAAGGGAGTGGCGATCGCAATATTCCCCTCGGTGGTAAAGGCTGGCTTCGTCCTAGGAGGTCAGTATGGTGAGGGGCTTCTGCTCAGGCACGACAGAAAGACCGGAAAATGGTATGGACCGTCCTTCTTCAACATCGCGGGAGGGTCTTTCGGACTTCAGATAGGAGTGCAATCTACGGCACTGGTGCTCGCAGTCGTAAACGAAGACGGCCTGAAGGCCTTCAAAGGAGATACCTTTACATTGGGAGGCGACGTAGCGGTAGCAGCGGGACCGGTCGGAAGGAGGACCTCCGCAGCGACGGACATAAACATGAACACCCCCATATACAGCTACTCTATGAGCAAAGGACTCTTTGCCGGACTATCGCTGGAGGGAGCCACGATAAATCACGACCCGAGCGCAAACGAGCTCTACTGGGGCAAAAAGATCTCCCCTGCGGACATACTCAACAAGCAGGCAAGCTCGAAAGAGATAAAACCCTTACTTAAGGAGATAGAGAAACTCATACGGATGGGGAAATAA
- a CDS encoding HAD family hydrolase, with the protein MSSSPLWNPLKGSGVIFDWDGVLAETRLDFSGIRERYFGGKRAAILEEMSLMDEEKRRALSEEIRAIELAGAEKAVPVPGSREVVDLVSKAGIPWAVVSRNCPESIELAARTIGFKLPVHTFHRESGPIKPSPEALWMAADAIGSASSGCTVVGDFVYDLLGARRAGMRAVLVERSSVDWGHWADVSYPRMTDFLSALMNEDPIVPWEYHCLVSERGLSWLTSAWNVSIALPELWDEAILGSLMNLAGLGVGRFTVKAGTLTFDEWRGLPWLSPKDLERPKAFVLARVLKKRYPEVVVEESEEGLPLSSLGGDLVNGLERHLS; encoded by the coding sequence ATGTCCAGTTCGCCTTTATGGAATCCTCTGAAAGGATCGGGGGTGATCTTCGATTGGGACGGTGTTTTGGCGGAGACCCGATTGGATTTCTCCGGTATCAGAGAAAGATACTTCGGAGGTAAAAGAGCTGCAATACTCGAGGAAATGAGCCTCATGGACGAGGAAAAAAGGAGAGCTCTTTCCGAAGAGATCAGGGCTATAGAGCTCGCCGGAGCGGAAAAGGCGGTTCCGGTTCCGGGATCCAGGGAAGTGGTCGATCTCGTATCGAAGGCGGGAATACCCTGGGCGGTAGTCTCTCGGAATTGTCCGGAATCGATAGAACTTGCGGCCCGTACCATAGGTTTTAAACTTCCTGTGCATACCTTTCATAGAGAGAGCGGCCCGATAAAGCCTTCGCCTGAGGCTCTTTGGATGGCTGCGGATGCCATCGGATCTGCCTCCTCGGGATGTACCGTCGTGGGGGATTTTGTGTACGATCTTTTGGGGGCCAGGAGGGCCGGGATGAGGGCGGTCCTGGTGGAAAGGTCCTCTGTAGACTGGGGGCACTGGGCCGACGTCTCCTATCCCCGCATGACCGATTTTCTATCGGCATTGATGAACGAAGATCCGATAGTTCCCTGGGAATACCATTGTCTAGTCTCAGAAAGAGGGCTATCGTGGTTGACGTCGGCCTGGAATGTCTCGATTGCCCTCCCTGAATTATGGGACGAGGCGATTCTAGGCAGTCTGATGAACCTGGCCGGTTTGGGAGTGGGACGTTTTACGGTAAAAGCCGGGACCTTGACCTTCGACGAGTGGAGGGGGCTGCCATGGCTTTCGCCGAAAGATCTGGAGCGTCCGAAAGCCTTCGTGCTTGCAAGAGTCCTTAAAAAACGATACCCGGAGGTCGTTGTGGAGGAATCTGAAGAAGGTCTTCCATTGTCCTCCCTGGGAGGCGATCTCGTTAACGGTTTGGAGAGACATCTCAGTTGA
- a CDS encoding MBL fold metallo-hydrolase, with amino-acid sequence MRITVIVDNLCGSSNLWGEHGLSFFLETPRGSLLWDTGQGHSLIHNLSELKVSIDAIDGLALSHGHYDHCGGAPQLLWRRPDLPIWGSSSIQAPHYRRTAKGECFIGLDLDLERRDFRPIKSPTEILPNLWAFSVPLEKRDPSLTLRTSRLVVPQGDSWTEDPFQDDMSLLAFGSKGPSIVLGCAHSGVLNILRYAMEEFDLTSINTVIGGMHLGGMTSDKWSAMVHSFDEAPVERWRPCHCTGFYAASQMVSRYPDVIWASSGTEMEI; translated from the coding sequence ATGCGTATAACTGTGATCGTGGACAATCTATGCGGCTCATCCAACCTATGGGGAGAGCACGGACTGAGTTTTTTTCTCGAGACCCCCAGAGGTTCTCTGCTATGGGATACCGGACAGGGACATTCTCTGATCCACAACCTGTCGGAACTAAAAGTATCTATAGACGCGATAGACGGACTGGCCCTGAGCCACGGTCACTACGACCACTGCGGAGGGGCTCCTCAGCTGCTCTGGCGGCGTCCCGACCTTCCTATATGGGGTAGCTCGTCCATTCAGGCTCCCCACTACAGAAGAACCGCTAAAGGAGAATGCTTCATAGGTCTCGATCTGGATCTGGAACGCAGAGATTTTCGACCGATAAAAAGTCCGACGGAAATCCTTCCGAACCTGTGGGCATTCTCGGTACCGTTGGAGAAGAGAGACCCGAGTCTAACCCTCAGGACCTCCAGGCTTGTCGTCCCGCAAGGAGACTCCTGGACAGAGGACCCCTTTCAGGACGACATGTCGTTACTTGCGTTCGGATCGAAAGGGCCCTCTATCGTGCTGGGATGCGCTCATTCCGGAGTACTTAATATCCTGCGCTACGCTATGGAGGAGTTCGATCTAACGTCCATCAACACCGTCATAGGAGGCATGCATCTAGGAGGCATGACTTCCGATAAATGGTCCGCCATGGTTCATTCCTTCGACGAAGCCCCCGTCGAGAGATGGCGTCCCTGCCATTGCACCGGATTTTACGCCGCCAGTCAAATGGTCAGCCGCTACCCTGACGTAATCTGGGCCTCTTCCGGCACAGAGATGGAGATATAA
- the ychF gene encoding redox-regulated ATPase YchF yields the protein MKLGIVGLPNVGKSTLFNAITSAGAEASNYPFCTIEPNVGVVSVPDERLSVLSKMFNSAKITPATVEFFDIAGLVRGASKGEGLGNTFLSHIREVNAIVHVVRCFEDDNIVHVDGSVDPIRDIETIELELVLSDLEMLERHKAKTERNARNDKSLRPYLELVGKVQENLEAGKMVRAMDLTDDERKELRGLGLLTDKPVIYVANVSEDDVSDAEGNVHVKSVREYADRFNCEVVLICARIEAEVAELPEEEKGEFLAELGLSESGLDRLVKAGYRLLGLISFLTAGEKESRAWTIKRGDRAPQAAGTIHTDFERGFIKAQVVAYDALIRCGSLAEAKAGGLVRMEGKDYVMQDGDVVEFRFNV from the coding sequence ATGAAACTTGGAATAGTGGGCTTGCCCAACGTAGGCAAGAGCACCCTTTTCAATGCCATAACCTCCGCAGGGGCGGAGGCTTCAAATTATCCTTTCTGCACCATAGAGCCGAACGTGGGAGTGGTCTCCGTTCCAGACGAAAGGCTGAGCGTGCTGTCCAAGATGTTCAACTCGGCGAAGATAACCCCCGCTACAGTGGAATTCTTCGATATAGCCGGTCTGGTTCGCGGAGCCAGCAAAGGAGAGGGATTGGGCAATACGTTTCTCTCCCACATCAGAGAGGTGAACGCCATAGTCCACGTCGTTCGTTGCTTCGAGGACGACAATATAGTTCATGTGGACGGTTCGGTCGATCCCATAAGAGACATAGAGACGATCGAGTTGGAGCTCGTTCTCTCCGATCTCGAGATGCTGGAACGGCATAAGGCCAAAACGGAGCGAAACGCCAGAAACGATAAGTCCCTCCGTCCATATCTGGAATTGGTCGGCAAGGTTCAGGAAAACCTTGAGGCGGGTAAAATGGTTCGAGCCATGGATCTTACCGATGACGAGAGGAAGGAGCTAAGAGGACTTGGCCTCCTTACGGATAAGCCGGTTATCTACGTGGCGAACGTCTCGGAGGACGACGTCTCCGATGCGGAAGGTAACGTCCACGTCAAATCCGTCAGGGAGTATGCCGATAGGTTCAACTGCGAGGTCGTCCTGATATGCGCCAGGATAGAGGCGGAGGTGGCCGAGCTGCCGGAGGAGGAGAAGGGGGAGTTCTTGGCCGAACTGGGGCTTTCGGAATCCGGTCTGGATCGGCTGGTCAAGGCTGGCTATCGTCTCTTGGGGTTGATATCTTTTCTCACCGCCGGAGAAAAGGAGTCCAGGGCATGGACCATAAAAAGAGGTGATAGGGCCCCTCAAGCCGCAGGGACGATACATACGGATTTCGAGAGAGGCTTCATAAAGGCTCAGGTTGTGGCATACGATGCACTGATACGATGCGGAAGCCTGGCCGAGGCCAAGGCCGGCGGCCTTGTTCGCATGGAGGGTAAGGACTACGTTATGCAGGACGGAGACGTGGTCGAGTTCAGATTCAACGTTTAA
- a CDS encoding replication-associated recombination protein A, which translates to MIQWEIPLAERMRPSSLDQYIGHLDVMGPSGSLRVLLDKGVVPSCILYGPPGVGKTALVRLMASVTDRELFEINAVSAKVSQLRDLIEKAARFKDLSGRSAVAFVDEIYHFNKGQQNALLPSVEKGDVVLVGTTTENPWFEINKTLLSRLLVFSLEPLEKDDLVRIMDNALSDEEKGLGKLGMKREDGVLEELASSASGDARQALTRLEYLVRVISASGGSLLSLDRVRKELPAAFVRHDKDGDDHYEVISAFIKSIRGSDPDAAVYWLARLLEAGEDVRFIARRMMISAAEDIGLADPMALILATSAAKASDMTGMPEARIILSEAAIYLAAAPKSNRAYDAVNQAIDSIRKGDIQRVPDHLINGNTDYRYPHDDPRHWVPQAYLREPRRFYRPSDMGAEARIAQRLKRYWRRFRDGRDEEV; encoded by the coding sequence TTGATTCAATGGGAGATCCCTCTGGCGGAGAGGATGCGACCGTCATCCCTGGATCAATATATCGGACATCTCGACGTAATGGGACCTTCCGGATCCCTCAGGGTTCTGCTCGATAAAGGCGTGGTCCCTTCCTGTATATTGTACGGGCCTCCAGGGGTCGGTAAGACCGCGTTGGTGCGTCTGATGGCCTCGGTTACCGATAGAGAGCTTTTCGAGATAAACGCCGTCTCCGCAAAGGTGTCTCAGTTGAGGGACCTTATAGAGAAGGCCGCCCGTTTTAAGGATCTTTCCGGTCGTTCCGCCGTGGCCTTCGTCGATGAGATATACCATTTCAATAAAGGACAACAAAACGCTCTTTTGCCTTCGGTGGAGAAGGGCGATGTCGTTTTGGTCGGAACTACAACGGAGAATCCCTGGTTCGAGATCAATAAAACCCTTCTGTCCAGATTATTGGTATTCTCATTGGAACCTCTCGAGAAGGACGATCTGGTCAGGATAATGGATAACGCTCTTTCCGACGAGGAAAAAGGGTTGGGAAAACTCGGCATGAAACGGGAGGACGGCGTTTTGGAGGAACTGGCATCAAGCGCTTCCGGAGATGCCAGGCAGGCTTTGACCAGGTTGGAATATCTTGTAAGGGTGATTTCCGCCTCCGGTGGGTCTCTTCTCTCGTTGGATAGAGTTCGTAAGGAGCTGCCGGCGGCGTTCGTTCGTCACGATAAAGACGGCGACGATCATTATGAGGTGATATCGGCTTTCATAAAGAGCATAAGGGGTTCCGATCCCGACGCGGCGGTATACTGGCTTGCCAGGCTCCTGGAGGCAGGAGAGGATGTCCGCTTCATCGCCAGAAGGATGATGATATCCGCGGCGGAGGATATCGGTTTGGCCGATCCTATGGCGTTAATATTGGCCACTTCTGCTGCCAAAGCCTCGGACATGACCGGTATGCCCGAGGCTAGAATCATCCTATCGGAGGCCGCTATCTATCTGGCCGCGGCACCTAAAAGCAATCGAGCCTACGATGCCGTAAATCAGGCTATCGACTCCATCAGAAAGGGGGATATACAAAGGGTCCCCGATCACCTCATAAACGGTAATACCGATTATCGGTATCCTCACGATGACCCCAGACACTGGGTTCCCCAGGCCTATCTGAGGGAGCCTCGCAGATTTTACCGACCTTCGGATATGGGGGCCGAAGCGAGAATAGCTCAGAGGCTTAAAAGGTACTGGCGGAGGTTCAGGGACGGTCGGGACGAGGAAGTCTAG